The following coding sequences are from one Microtus pennsylvanicus isolate mMicPen1 chromosome 1, mMicPen1.hap1, whole genome shotgun sequence window:
- the LOC142841234 gene encoding free fatty acid receptor 3, with product MAVSFSPSNHWLFFSVYLFVFLVGLPLNLMALVVFVGKLRRRPVAVDLLLLNLTLSDLLLLLFLPFRMVEAACGMRWLLPFILCPLSGFLFFTTIYLTSLFLTAVSIERFLSVAYPLWYKTRPRLAQAAVVCGICWFLASAHCSVVYVTEYWGNATYSQGTNETCYLEFREDQLAVLLPVRLEMAVVLFMVPLCITSYCYSRMMWILSRGASRRRRKRVMGLLAATLLIFFVCFGPYNMSHVVGYVRGESPSWRSYVLLFSTLNSCIDPLVFYFSSSKFQAEFQQLLGRLTRGCVPWTQEASMELTVKNEEEPSKECPS from the coding sequence ATGGCGGTGAGCTTCTCTCCCAGCAATCATTGGCTTTTCTTTTCCGtgtacctgtttgttttcctCGTGGGACTGCCCCTCAACTTGATGGCCCTGGTGGTCTTCGTGGGCAAGCTGCGCCGCCGCCCGGTGGCTGTGGACTTACTTTTGCTAAACCTGACCCTTTCGGACCTGCTCCTGCTACTCTTCCTGCCATTTCGCATGGTGGAGGCAGCCTGTGGCATGAGATGGCTCCTGCCCTTCATCCTCTGCCCCCTCTCCGGGTTCCTTTTCTTCACTACCATCTACCTCACCTCCCTCTTCCTGACGGCTGTGAGCATTGAACGTTTTCTTAGCGTGGCCTACCCACTGTGGTACAAGACCCGGCCACGGCTGGCCCAGGCTGCTGTGGTCTGCGGCATCTGCTGGTTCCTGGCGTCAGCTCATTGTAGTGTGGTTTATGTCACTGAATACTGGGGAAATGCCACCTACAGCCAGGGAACCAATGAAACCTGCTACTTGGAATTCCGGGAGGACCAGCTGGCTGTGCTCCTGCCTGTGCGACTAGAGATGGCTGTGGTCCTTTTCATGGTGCCCCTGTGTATCACAAGTTACTGCTATAGCCGCATGATGTGGATTCTTAGCCGAGGAGCCAGCCGGCGCAGGCGGAAGAGGGTGATGGGGCTTCTAGCAGCCACACTGCTCATCTTCTTCGTCTGCTTCGGCCCCTACAATATGTCCCACGTGGTGGGCTATGTCCGGGGTGAGAGTCCATCCTGGCGGAGCTATGTGCTTCTCTTCAGCACCCTCAACTCTTGCATAGACCCTCTTGTCTTCTACTTCTCATCCTCCAAGTTCCAAGCCGAATTTCAGCAGCTCCTGGGAAGGCTGACCAGAGGTTGTGTGCCTTGGACTCAGGAAGCCAGCATGGAACTGACGGTAAAGAACGAAGAAGAACCATCCAAAGAGTGCCCAAGCTAG
- the LOC142841228 gene encoding free fatty acid receptor 1-like, translating into MALPPQLSFVLYVSAFALGFPLNLLAIRGAVAHARLRLTPSLVYALHLSCSDLLLAITLPLKAVEALASGAWPLPLPLCPVFVVAHFAPLYAGGGFLAALSAGRYLGAAFPFGYQAIQRPRYSWGVCVAIWALVLCHLGLVFGLEAPGGWLNNATGSLGINIAVNGSPVCLEAWDPNSARPARLSFSILLFFLPLVITAFCYVGCLRALVHSGLSHKRKLRAAWVAGGALLTLLLCLGPYNASNVASFINPDLGGSWRKLGLITGAWSVVLNPLVTGYLGKGPGRGTVRISRTHGGTIQK; encoded by the coding sequence ATGGCCCTGCCCCCACAGCTCTCCTTTGTCCTCTATGTGTCTGCTTTTGCTCTGGGCTTCCCGCTGAATTTGTTGGCCATCCGAGGTGCAGTGGCCCACGCAAGACTGCGTCTCAcccccagcctggtctatgcgcTCCACCTGAGCTGCTCTGATCTCCTCCTGGCCATCACTTTACCCCTGAAGGCTGTGGAGGCCCTGGCTTCTGGGGCCTGGCCACTGCCACTCCCCCTCTGCCCTGTCTTTGTCGTGGCCCACTTTGCTCCACTCTATGCGGGTGGAGGCTTCCTGGCAGCTCTCAGTGCTGGCCGCTACCTGGGGGCTGCCTTCCCCTTCGGGTACCAAGCTATTCAGAGGCCCCGCTATTCCTGGGGTGTTTGTGTGGCTATATGGGCCCTTGTCCTCTGCCACCTGGGCCTGGTCTTTGGCTTGGAGGCTCCTGGAGGCTGGCTGAACAACGCCACCGGTTCTCTGGGAATTAACATAGCCGTGAATGGTTCCCCGGTCTGCCTGGAAGCCTGGGATCCCAACTCGGCCCGCCCTGCccgcctcagtttctccatcctgCTCTTCTTTCTGCCCTTGGTCATCACTGCCTTCTGTTACGTGGGCTGCCTCCGGGCCCTGGTCCACTCAGGCCTGAGCCACAAGCGGAAGCTCAGGGCAGCTTGGGTGGCTGGGGGAGCTCTTCTCACGCTGCTGCTCTGCTTGGGGCCCTACAATGCCTCCAATGTGGCTAGTTTCATAAACCCAGACTTAGGAGGCTCCTGGAGGAAGTTGGGGCTCATCACAGGGGCCTGGAGTGTGGTGCTCAACCCACTGGTCACCGGCTACTTGGGAAAAGGTCCTGGCCGGGGGACAGTCCGTATTTCAAGGACTCACGGAGGAACAATTCAGAAGTAG